A part of Rhinoderma darwinii isolate aRhiDar2 chromosome 1, aRhiDar2.hap1, whole genome shotgun sequence genomic DNA contains:
- the EMC9 gene encoding ER membrane protein complex subunit 9, producing the protein MCEVELSTRVYVKMILHAAHYPHSTVSGALLGRRTPGCLTLYDCVPISHQLPLALSLEVALTQVDSWSSLQGLVIAGFYQANAGLRDTSINSATLRSASLIAEYQDDAVLILMDNEHLLPSPGVPPLTVLHQNSNKQWVPKEKTLVMWGHWEETQRITRQLLQAKAYQRLIDFDTHLDDIRTDWTNEALNVEITRLATIANGST; encoded by the exons ATGTGTGAGGTTGAACTGAGCACACGTGTGTATGTGAAAATGATTTTACATGCAGCACACTATCCGCACAGCACAGTGAGTGGCGCTCTTCTAGGGCGCAGAACACCTGGCTGCCTTACGTTATATGATTGTGTCCCTATCAGTCACCAGTTGCCACTTGCACTCAGTCTAGAGGTGGCTCTAACACAG GTAGACTCCTGGAGTTCTCTTCAAGGACTGGTTATTGCAGGTTTTTACCAAGCAAACGCTGGTCTTAGAGATACAAG TATCAACTCTGCCACACTTCGATCAGCCTCACTGATAGCTGAATACCAGGATGATGCAGTGCTAATATTG ATGGATAATGAGCATCTGTTGCCCAGTCCTGGAGTCCCCCCTCTCACAGTACTACATCAGAACAGCAACAAACAGTGGGTTCCCAAGGAAAAGACTTT GGTCATGTGGGGTCATTGGGAAGAGACTCAACGTATTACAAGGCAGCTTCTTCAAGCTAAAGCTTACCAGCGACTCATTGACTTTGACACTCATCTTGATGATATCAGAACTGACTGGACCAATGAAGCTCTGAATGTGGAAATAACCCGTCTAGCTACTATAGCAAATGGCAGCACATGA
- the PSME1 gene encoding proteasome activator complex subunit 1, with protein sequence MANVKLSTAAVEKVNGFRNQISKEADELISVGFPKKLDELDKLLSSPELNVSDLKTLLAELDIPIPDPEKQKEKEKQKEKKEKDEKKKDDEDDKGPPCGPISCNEKITSLQRKIKTEIQQLKENLNMVTLWLQLQIPQIEDGNNFGVAVQEKVFELMTSVKTKIDATHTQISKYLSDRGDAVAKASKSPHVGDYRALVQQLDESQYSELRITALEIRNFYAMLCDVVIKNYSKIKRPRGDAKRLIY encoded by the exons GTAAATGGATTCCGTAACCAAATCTCTAAGGAG GCTGATGAGCTGATCTCAGTGGGATTTCCTAAGAAACTTGATGAGTTAGACAAACTCCTCAGT tCTCCAGAACTGAATGTTTCTGATTTGAAAACATTGCTTGCCGAACTGGATATACCAATCCCAGACcctgaaaaacaaaaagaaaaggaaaaacaaaaagag AAGaaagaaaaagatgaaaaaaagaaAGATGATGAAGATGACAAAG GTCCTCCCTGTGGTCCAATTTCTTGTAATGAGAAAATCACAAGTTTGCAAAGAAAGATCAAGACTGAAATCCAGCAATTAAAGGAAAATCTGAATATG GTTACCCTTTGGCTGCAGCTTCAGATTCCGCAGATTGAGGACGGGAATAACTTTGGTGTTGCAGTTCAG GAAAAAGTATTTGAACTGATGACAAGTGTGAAGACCAAGATAGATGCAACTCATACTCAGATATCAAA ATATCTCTCTGATCGAGGAGATGCCGTAGCCAAGGCGTCAAAAAGTCCCCATGTG GGTGATTATCGTGCTCTAGTTCAGCAGCTGGATGAATCCCAATACTCTGAGCTTCGGATCACAGCTTTGGAGATAAGGAACTTCTAT GCCATGCTATGTGATGTCGTTATCAAGAATTACAGCAAAATTAAAAGACCTCGTGGAGACGCCAAGAGACTCATCTACTAA